The proteins below come from a single Desulfurobacterium indicum genomic window:
- a CDS encoding cell division topological specificity factor MinE, translating to MGFWPFNRKPSKDVAKQRLQVILKYDRAGLPPNSVEAIKNAILNALKDFPFVDVSGIRINFPQDEREEKIELEIPVKTER from the coding sequence ATGGGATTCTGGCCTTTTAATAGAAAACCGAGCAAAGATGTAGCAAAACAAAGACTTCAGGTAATTCTAAAATACGACAGAGCAGGTTTGCCTCCAAATTCTGTTGAAGCCATAAAGAACGCAATACTAAACGCTCTTAAAGACTTTCCCTTTGTTGATGTATCAGGCATAAGAATAAACTTTCCTCAGGACGAAAGAGAAGAAAAAATAGAACTTGAAATCCCTGTAAAAACTGAAAGGTAA
- the minD gene encoding septum site-determining protein MinD, with amino-acid sequence MADKVFCITSGKGGVGKSTITGNLATALAMKGYKVVAIDADIGLRNLDLILGLENRIVYDIVHVIEGVCPPEKALVKDKRTKNLFLLPAAQTKDKSAVKPEDLVKIVESLREKFDFIFIDSPAGIEEGFKTAVAPADAILVVTNPEMASIRDADRVTGLCEAMGKPEPRLIINRLDPAKVKNGDMLDVEDVVQILGLELIGVVPEDKNMVACINRGEPAVLVKESIAGKALRNIAERILGKEVPFMKLEANDGFLSKFKKLFGGS; translated from the coding sequence ATGGCTGATAAAGTTTTCTGTATAACTTCGGGGAAGGGCGGTGTCGGAAAGAGCACTATTACTGGAAATTTAGCAACAGCTCTTGCAATGAAAGGATATAAAGTCGTAGCCATAGATGCAGACATAGGATTGAGAAACTTAGATCTTATACTTGGTCTTGAAAACAGAATTGTTTACGACATAGTTCATGTAATAGAGGGCGTCTGCCCTCCTGAAAAAGCCCTTGTTAAAGATAAAAGAACAAAAAATCTCTTTCTACTGCCGGCAGCACAAACAAAAGACAAAAGTGCAGTGAAACCAGAAGACCTGGTAAAAATCGTTGAATCCTTGAGAGAAAAATTTGATTTTATATTCATAGATTCACCAGCTGGAATAGAAGAAGGATTTAAAACGGCTGTTGCACCTGCCGACGCAATACTTGTTGTCACAAATCCTGAGATGGCTTCAATAAGAGACGCCGATAGAGTAACAGGACTCTGCGAAGCAATGGGAAAACCGGAACCAAGACTTATAATAAACAGGCTTGACCCGGCAAAAGTGAAAAACGGAGACATGTTAGATGTTGAAGATGTCGTCCAAATATTGGGCCTTGAATTAATAGGCGTAGTGCCTGAAGATAAAAACATGGTAGCATGTATAAACAGAGGAGAACCGGCAGTTCTTGTAAAAGAATCCATCGCAGGAAAAGCATTAAGAAACATTGCAGAAAGAATTCTCGGAAAAGAGGTTCCATTTATGAAACTTGAAGCAAATGATGGATTTCTTTCCAAATTCAAAAAATTATTTGGCGGGAGTTAA
- a CDS encoding septum site-determining protein MinC, with protein sequence MDYKIRGTNILGIEVIVSNSNLNIEKLKNFLLEKKAILKRTRLIITFDNIIPDENEIREIASFCSELPDVFFCGFKTNKKETRDNCISAGFPCDMSKLELEKKSERASTEEIKFVKKTVRSGEKVSSSGDIAILGDVNPGAEVEAGGNVYIFGSLRGLVKAGIGKKECEVRALFVQTPRIEVCGREKTFERKEKFFNFRLIYKNDKIRIFTTERVDNG encoded by the coding sequence ATGGATTATAAAATCAGGGGAACAAACATCCTTGGAATAGAAGTTATCGTATCAAACTCAAACTTGAACATTGAAAAACTGAAAAATTTCCTCCTTGAAAAAAAAGCCATCCTAAAAAGGACAAGACTCATAATAACATTTGATAATATCATTCCCGATGAAAATGAAATAAGAGAAATCGCTTCATTCTGTTCCGAACTTCCGGATGTATTTTTCTGCGGATTCAAAACAAACAAAAAGGAAACAAGGGATAACTGCATCTCAGCAGGATTTCCGTGTGACATGTCAAAGCTGGAATTGGAGAAAAAAAGCGAAAGAGCTTCAACGGAAGAGATAAAATTTGTAAAAAAAACAGTGCGTTCCGGAGAGAAAGTCTCTTCTTCAGGAGATATAGCCATACTTGGAGATGTTAATCCGGGAGCTGAAGTTGAAGCTGGAGGAAATGTTTATATATTTGGAAGTCTAAGGGGACTGGTCAAGGCTGGAATCGGAAAGAAAGAGTGCGAAGTGCGAGCACTCTTTGTTCAAACACCCAGAATAGAAGTATGTGGAAGAGAAAAAACGTTTGAAAGAAAAGAAAAATTTTTCAATTTTCGATTAATATATAAAAATGATAAAATCAGAATATTCACTACGGAGAGGGTTGACAATGGCTGA
- the speB gene encoding agmatinase gives MKFIGAKNSGKVSIFGVPYDGTTCFRSGARFGPDGIRFFSENLETYSPVLKRDLADVEFTDVGNVEVSASPERMVKEVEVFVDRFEIPVMIGGEHSVTYPVVRSLKKSYNNLTIVHFDAHADLRDEYSGTKFSHACVMRRILELGCRIIQIGIRSGTKEEFDLIDENPLIERIDIKRLPERLREESFVYFTVDIDYFDPAFAPGTGTPEPCGGNPVEFFEILYNLPPVKITGFDVVEVSPPYDPSGITQMLAAKIIREMILKFWGGE, from the coding sequence ATGAAATTTATTGGAGCTAAAAATTCTGGTAAGGTTTCTATTTTTGGTGTTCCGTATGATGGCACTACCTGTTTCAGGTCTGGAGCCCGATTTGGTCCTGACGGAATAAGATTTTTTTCCGAGAACTTAGAGACTTATAGTCCTGTTTTGAAAAGAGACCTTGCCGATGTTGAGTTTACTGATGTTGGAAACGTGGAAGTTTCCGCTTCACCTGAGAGAATGGTGAAGGAGGTGGAAGTCTTTGTTGATAGATTTGAAATTCCGGTGATGATAGGCGGTGAACACTCCGTTACATATCCCGTTGTTAGGTCTCTTAAAAAAAGTTACAATAACCTAACAATAGTCCATTTTGATGCCCATGCCGACTTGAGGGATGAGTATTCTGGAACGAAATTTTCTCATGCGTGTGTTATGAGGAGAATTCTTGAGCTCGGGTGCAGGATAATTCAGATAGGAATAAGAAGCGGGACAAAGGAGGAGTTTGACCTGATAGATGAAAATCCTCTAATAGAAAGAATCGATATTAAAAGATTGCCTGAGCGTTTAAGAGAGGAAAGTTTTGTCTATTTTACGGTTGACATAGATTACTTTGATCCGGCTTTTGCACCTGGTACGGGGACGCCTGAGCCCTGTGGGGGGAATCCGGTTGAATTTTTTGAGATTCTCTATAATTTACCACCTGTAAAAATTACCGGATTTGATGTTGTTGAAGTTTCTCCCCCTTATGACCCTTCAGGTATTACGCAGATGCTTGCTGCAAAGATAATTAGAGAGATGATTTTAAAGTTTTGGGGAGGTGAGTGA
- the speE gene encoding polyamine aminopropyltransferase has product MLRFTEMFNGAGFAVDVYGARKYSTPFQEIMLLETEAFGKILVLDGAVQTTDRDEFVYHEMIVHVPLLTLGRKPEKILVIGGGDGGTVREVLKHDPERVDMVEIDREVVELCKREFPEISSGLSDERVSIYYEDGREFVRDKENEYDAIIVDCSDPTGPSAVLFSKDFYEDVKRALKEDGVFVTQSESPFAQRKEFLMIVSNLTKVFSTVRPYLVFIPSYPSGMWSFTFASNGKDPLTVSPEELSERIKDVVRRTSSKFKYYNLEIHYGAFAIPNFIIDEFKK; this is encoded by the coding sequence ATGTTGAGATTCACAGAGATGTTTAACGGTGCAGGTTTTGCTGTTGATGTTTACGGGGCTCGGAAGTATAGCACCCCTTTTCAGGAGATAATGCTTCTTGAAACAGAAGCTTTTGGAAAGATTTTAGTCCTTGATGGAGCTGTACAAACTACGGATAGAGATGAGTTTGTTTATCATGAGATGATTGTTCATGTTCCCCTTTTAACACTTGGTAGAAAACCAGAAAAGATTCTTGTCATCGGTGGAGGTGATGGTGGAACGGTTAGAGAGGTTTTAAAGCATGATCCAGAGCGTGTTGATATGGTTGAGATAGATAGAGAGGTTGTTGAACTTTGTAAGAGAGAATTTCCTGAGATTTCATCAGGCCTCTCTGATGAAAGAGTTTCTATCTATTATGAAGATGGAAGGGAATTTGTTAGGGATAAGGAGAACGAATATGACGCAATTATTGTTGATTGTTCCGATCCTACAGGTCCTTCTGCAGTGTTGTTTTCAAAGGATTTTTATGAAGATGTAAAAAGGGCGTTGAAAGAGGATGGAGTGTTTGTTACTCAGTCCGAATCTCCTTTTGCCCAGAGAAAAGAATTCCTTATGATCGTTTCCAATTTAACTAAAGTTTTTTCAACTGTTAGACCTTACCTTGTGTTTATTCCTTCTTATCCTTCAGGTATGTGGAGTTTTACTTTCGCATCTAACGGTAAGGATCCTTTGACCGTATCTCCAGAAGAGCTTTCTGAAAGGATTAAGGACGTTGTTAGAAGAACAAGTAGTAAGTTTAAATACTATAATCTGGAGATACATTACGGAGCTTTTGCCATTCCTAATTTTATAATAGATGAATTTAAGAAATAG